The Thioalkalivibrio thiocyanodenitrificans ARhD 1 genome window below encodes:
- a CDS encoding tail fiber domain-containing protein has product MFQPSISGSVPVRQGLMVSVLALVAILYSPLPQQAVHQAGAGILTLVASSAHASGEMYVEPEGVGIGTANPQRQLHLVGNNAVFRMDRSANTAAFLMVRTDAGGTPLKTFVVGTNASGSDNGEFIITDLGTALGGSGARRLTITNDGEAHFTGTVRAPAFVQTSSARLKDNVETLRHARLAIQQLRGVRFSWKDSGEASLGVIAEEVQAVYPELVDTEDGMAAAVNYSALVAVLVEAVKEQQTVMDDQQKEIAAQQARMKLLENRLAEIALLKARLADVEDQLTRGHLQSATLLE; this is encoded by the coding sequence GGTTGATGGTCTCGGTCCTAGCCCTTGTCGCCATTTTGTACAGCCCCCTTCCGCAACAGGCGGTACACCAGGCAGGCGCCGGCATCCTGACGCTCGTCGCATCCTCCGCACATGCCAGTGGTGAGATGTATGTCGAACCTGAGGGTGTCGGAATCGGTACGGCGAATCCCCAGCGTCAGCTTCATTTGGTCGGAAACAATGCGGTTTTCCGTATGGACCGGTCTGCCAACACGGCGGCATTCCTGATGGTGCGTACCGACGCAGGTGGCACTCCCCTAAAAACCTTCGTGGTCGGCACCAACGCCTCCGGTTCGGACAACGGCGAGTTCATCATCACCGACCTGGGTACCGCACTCGGGGGCTCCGGAGCCCGACGCCTTACGATTACCAACGATGGCGAGGCACATTTCACCGGCACCGTGCGCGCTCCCGCGTTCGTGCAGACCAGTTCGGCACGGCTCAAGGACAACGTTGAAACCCTGCGCCACGCGCGCCTCGCCATACAGCAGCTACGCGGGGTTCGATTCTCCTGGAAGGACTCGGGTGAAGCGTCGTTGGGAGTGATTGCCGAGGAAGTCCAGGCCGTGTATCCGGAACTAGTGGACACCGAGGACGGCATGGCGGCGGCGGTGAACTACTCCGCCCTGGTGGCGGTGCTGGTGGAAGCGGTCAAGGAACAGCAGACCGTCATGGACGATCAGCAGAAGGAGATTGCCGCCCAACAGGCCCGTATGAAGCTGCTGGAGAACCGACTGGCAGAAATCGCGCTATTGAAGGCCCGCTTGGCGGATGTCGAGGACCAGCTCACCCGCGGGCACCTCCAAAGCGCAACACTTTTGGAGTGA
- a CDS encoding IS3 family transposase: MKYAFIREHRHQHTFSRLCAVLGVSRSGYHDWLDRPESPRTQESKRLTAKIAYYHQRSRQNYGSPKIHKDLVAEGAACGVNRVARLMKAADIKSRMARKFVITTDSKNTLQPAPDLLQRRFTVDQPDTAWVSDTTFIPTREGWLYLAVLLDLFSRQVIGWAMGNRNDTELVQQALTMALWRRKKVDNLIVHSDQGSTYASTTYRQQLRENGLRCSMSRKGECLDNAVAESFFGSLKNELVHHEDYKTRAEAKQSLFEYIEVFYNRQRRHASLRYLAPVEYEARYASN, translated from the coding sequence GTGAAGTACGCCTTCATCCGGGAACACCGTCATCAACACACCTTCTCACGGCTGTGCGCGGTACTGGGGGTCTCCCGTAGCGGGTACCACGACTGGCTGGATCGGCCCGAGAGCCCGCGGACCCAGGAAAGCAAACGACTCACCGCGAAGATCGCCTACTATCATCAACGTTCCCGGCAAAACTACGGCTCGCCGAAGATCCACAAAGACCTGGTCGCCGAAGGCGCGGCCTGTGGTGTTAACCGGGTGGCTCGCCTGATGAAGGCGGCGGACATCAAGTCCCGGATGGCCCGCAAGTTCGTCATCACCACGGATTCGAAGAACACCCTGCAGCCCGCACCCGATCTGCTACAGCGACGATTTACCGTCGACCAGCCGGACACTGCCTGGGTTTCTGATACCACCTTCATCCCCACCCGCGAGGGCTGGCTCTACCTCGCCGTGCTCCTGGACCTCTTCTCCCGTCAGGTGATCGGCTGGGCCATGGGCAACCGCAACGATACCGAACTGGTGCAGCAGGCCCTGACTATGGCGCTGTGGCGTCGAAAAAAGGTCGACAACCTCATCGTCCACTCCGATCAGGGCAGCACCTATGCCTCGACGACGTACCGGCAGCAGTTACGCGAGAACGGCCTGCGCTGCAGCATGAGCCGCAAGGGCGAGTGCCTCGACAACGCGGTGGCCGAAAGCTTCTTCGGTTCCCTGAAGAACGAACTGGTGCACCACGAGGACTACAAGACCCGGGCAGAAGCCAAGCAAAGCCTCTTTGAGTACATCGAGGTGTTCTACAACCGGCAACGACGGCATGCTTCGTTACGCTACCTGGCGCCGGTAGAATACGAAGCACGATACGCGAGCAATTAA
- a CDS encoding transposase — protein MTVKRKPYKTYPEAFKLEALRLLEESDRPASEVARQLGIRRNQLYKWKEQMSQKGKVASSKRGRPRKEGQSEMATLRQENKRLKEENEILKKAAAYFARESK, from the coding sequence ATGACCGTCAAACGCAAGCCCTATAAAACCTATCCCGAAGCCTTTAAGCTCGAAGCCCTGCGCTTGCTGGAGGAATCCGACAGGCCGGCCAGTGAAGTAGCCCGGCAGCTCGGCATCCGACGCAACCAGCTCTACAAATGGAAGGAACAGATGAGTCAGAAAGGCAAGGTGGCTTCAAGCAAACGGGGCCGGCCCAGGAAAGAAGGCCAGAGCGAGATGGCCACGCTTCGCCAGGAGAACAAGCGGCTCAAGGAGGAGAATGAAATCCTAAAAAAAGCCGCGGCGTACTTTGCTCGGGAGTCCAAGTGA
- a CDS encoding lysylphosphatidylglycerol synthase domain-containing protein: MLVSKNSIKKLIQAVFFLVALVFYVTLVWSFREEIPSITVTPSAILVMAGSAVLIVFGTIIGGVIWLLLLRDNGVKRGEVDVIGTFAIAQFGKYLPGNVGQHFGRIILARDIGIPVSIVLNTIVVEMLWSAGTGAGLSLLSVLLYVDASTVSSYIQIGATELAAATLVLLLSPWIGIKFINKLFPELAKRLSGGSSISTPSPRTAIAVGLLYLASFLIMGLILKFQAEWFFGVSGGNVFEITCLFAIAWLAGYLVPGAPGGLGIREAVMAVTLSPVLGTGAAIGLGITLRITTTVGDAISLLVGLLLRRFSQKPALTGR; the protein is encoded by the coding sequence ATGCTGGTGAGTAAGAACTCAATTAAGAAACTTATTCAGGCCGTATTTTTTTTGGTGGCCTTGGTTTTCTACGTGACGCTGGTTTGGTCTTTTCGCGAAGAAATACCTAGCATCACGGTTACCCCTTCAGCCATTCTCGTTATGGCAGGCAGTGCGGTACTCATTGTATTCGGCACGATAATTGGAGGAGTAATTTGGCTGCTCCTTTTGCGAGACAACGGGGTCAAAAGGGGGGAAGTGGATGTAATCGGTACATTCGCAATCGCTCAGTTCGGAAAATATCTACCTGGCAATGTAGGACAACACTTTGGCCGTATTATTCTTGCAAGAGACATCGGTATTCCCGTTTCAATTGTTCTAAATACAATAGTAGTCGAAATGCTCTGGAGCGCAGGTACCGGAGCGGGACTGTCGCTTTTATCCGTGCTCCTGTATGTCGATGCAAGTACAGTCAGTTCGTATATTCAAATCGGTGCGACTGAGCTTGCGGCCGCGACGCTCGTCTTGTTGCTCTCTCCTTGGATCGGAATAAAGTTTATTAACAAGCTTTTCCCAGAACTAGCTAAACGGCTATCGGGGGGCAGCTCAATAAGCACTCCGAGCCCAAGAACGGCTATTGCAGTGGGCCTTCTTTATCTGGCTAGCTTTTTGATTATGGGGCTAATCCTTAAATTCCAGGCCGAGTGGTTTTTTGGGGTGTCTGGCGGTAATGTTTTTGAAATAACTTGTTTATTCGCAATTGCGTGGTTGGCTGGGTATCTTGTGCCAGGAGCACCAGGTGGGCTTGGGATACGGGAAGCCGTTATGGCAGTAACGCTTTCTCCTGTTCTCGGCACTGGTGCGGCGATAGGACTGGGGATTACTCTAAGAATCACAACTACTGTTGGTGACGCGATATCACTACTGGTCGGATTACTGCTGAGGCGTTTTAGCCAGAAACCTGCTTTAACAGGCCGTTGA
- a CDS encoding FkbM family methyltransferase, giving the protein MKLPITFSRKLEVLEKAVPKSLRLPLRYHGQRFVGALEPEMYYLDVLVDPHRVAIDVGANKGIYSYALTKRAQHVYGFEPISELCDYIRRYGSPRLTAINSALADENGEFTLRIPVSNGRRVTTRASLVGNTHGEERRVRVRTLDSYDFKDVGFVKIDVEGAEERVIAGGQSTIQRDKPVLLVEVFYENGQSERCREIVTFLRTLGYESIIVTGTGPCLCGNDIFSHENGSRNILFVPKSHRFLDFIQDS; this is encoded by the coding sequence ATGAAGTTGCCAATCACGTTTTCTCGCAAACTGGAGGTTCTCGAGAAAGCAGTGCCCAAGTCACTGCGGCTTCCGCTTCGATATCACGGACAACGATTCGTAGGGGCACTGGAACCGGAGATGTACTATCTGGATGTCCTTGTCGATCCTCACCGGGTGGCAATAGATGTGGGTGCTAATAAGGGTATTTATTCCTATGCACTTACTAAGCGCGCACAGCACGTTTACGGTTTTGAACCGATTTCCGAACTATGCGATTACATACGGAGATACGGCTCCCCACGATTGACCGCTATTAACTCAGCTTTAGCCGATGAGAATGGTGAGTTCACTCTACGAATACCGGTTAGCAATGGGAGGCGAGTCACGACTAGAGCGTCACTTGTTGGCAACACGCATGGTGAAGAAAGGCGTGTGAGGGTCCGCACGCTGGATTCTTACGATTTTAAGGATGTAGGGTTTGTAAAAATCGACGTGGAAGGCGCCGAGGAACGTGTGATCGCTGGCGGACAGAGTACAATACAGCGAGATAAACCGGTGTTGCTTGTCGAAGTGTTTTATGAAAATGGCCAATCAGAGAGGTGTAGAGAAATTGTCACGTTCCTTCGTACACTTGGGTATGAATCGATAATCGTTACTGGAACCGGACCTTGCCTATGCGGGAACGATATTTTTTCGCACGAGAATGGCAGTAGAAATATCTTGTTCGTCCCTAAAAGCCACAGATTCTTGGATTTTATCCAAGATAGCTAA
- a CDS encoding glycosyltransferase yields MLPYRGGIAQHTTMLYRALAKETETLMISFSRQYPRWLFPGKDDKDRSKGDLREEGVEYLIDSINPLSWSKALKRAKEFGPSIAIFPWWHVYWAPCFWWFSQRLKSQDVEIVFLCHNVFGHEDAPWKRRLGDLVLRSADRFVVHTVVDERNLRHRFPQRSVTIHPIPVFEEFPEATTRLPRRAKLELLFFGFIRPYKGLEVLLEAINLLKDEDIFLSVVGEFWKGEEDARQFIVDNKIENKVEFEPRYVSDGEAASYFERCDLVVLPYRSATGSAVIPLAYRYGKPVIATRVGGLPDVVEDGVSGTLIDPDSGAMLAEAIRKVLSSECIYSPDAIASYRRRLSWWGLVKSILDAKP; encoded by the coding sequence GTGCTCCCTTATCGCGGCGGCATCGCCCAGCACACCACCATGTTGTATCGTGCGTTGGCAAAGGAAACAGAGACCCTAATGATTTCATTTAGCAGACAGTACCCCCGTTGGCTGTTTCCCGGGAAGGATGACAAAGACCGCAGCAAAGGTGACCTTCGAGAGGAAGGCGTCGAGTACCTCATTGATTCTATCAATCCCCTTAGTTGGTCTAAGGCCCTGAAGCGTGCGAAGGAGTTTGGACCGTCGATCGCGATCTTCCCTTGGTGGCATGTGTATTGGGCACCTTGTTTTTGGTGGTTCAGTCAGCGACTCAAGAGCCAAGATGTCGAAATCGTATTCCTATGCCATAACGTATTTGGTCATGAAGACGCCCCTTGGAAGCGCCGTCTGGGTGATTTAGTGCTACGGTCCGCCGATCGTTTCGTGGTCCACACCGTTGTCGATGAGCGTAATTTAAGGCATCGCTTCCCCCAACGGAGCGTAACGATCCATCCCATCCCTGTGTTCGAAGAATTTCCTGAGGCGACAACCCGGTTACCTCGAAGAGCCAAGCTGGAATTGCTCTTTTTCGGCTTTATCAGACCATATAAAGGACTCGAGGTATTGTTGGAGGCAATCAATCTCCTTAAAGATGAGGATATATTCCTGTCTGTTGTCGGAGAATTCTGGAAAGGTGAAGAAGACGCTCGCCAGTTTATCGTTGATAATAAAATCGAGAATAAAGTAGAGTTCGAGCCGCGCTACGTATCTGACGGCGAGGCTGCCAGTTATTTCGAGCGTTGCGATTTGGTGGTTCTCCCATATCGGAGTGCGACTGGAAGCGCCGTGATACCACTTGCCTATCGCTATGGAAAACCGGTCATCGCGACACGGGTGGGCGGGCTTCCGGATGTAGTCGAAGATGGGGTTAGCGGAACACTCATTGATCCTGACTCGGGTGCTATGCTGGCTGAGGCGATCCGGAAGGTCCTGTCAAGTGAGTGTATTTACAGTCCTGACGCTATTGCATCATACAGGAGACGTCTGAGTTGGTGGGGCCTCGTCAAGTCAATTTTGGACGCAAAACCATGA
- a CDS encoding class I SAM-dependent methyltransferase, with protein MDYDALYGPSAPEVGWVPAPSYLLRRDRILRLFDEVEPCDILEIGCGAGALLYELAGRGLKCTALETSAAALAIARHLNAESGVFVADRPDDRWHERFDCVMAFEVLEHIEDDRAALAQWRQWLKPGGNLLLSVPAHMSQWTASDEWAGHYRRYERQGLESLVAECGYAIDHLEAYGSPLANLIDPIRARVHARQLSRRRREGIGGKDVGSSLSGVERPVEMRLYPHLCSIPGRLLMRSSFLAQGVLGKFGIGKGYMLRARKAHEE; from the coding sequence ATGGACTATGACGCCTTGTACGGGCCGAGCGCACCCGAAGTGGGATGGGTCCCCGCGCCCAGCTATTTGCTGCGACGTGACCGGATCCTGAGGCTTTTTGACGAGGTAGAGCCTTGCGACATACTGGAGATCGGTTGTGGTGCAGGAGCGCTTCTTTATGAATTGGCCGGCAGGGGTCTTAAGTGTACGGCACTCGAAACCTCCGCGGCAGCGTTGGCCATCGCGCGTCATCTAAACGCGGAATCGGGCGTCTTCGTCGCAGACAGGCCGGATGACCGATGGCACGAAAGGTTCGACTGCGTCATGGCATTCGAGGTGCTCGAACACATTGAGGACGACAGGGCGGCCCTGGCGCAATGGCGACAATGGCTCAAGCCGGGCGGGAACTTGTTGCTGTCTGTACCCGCGCACATGAGCCAGTGGACAGCCAGCGATGAGTGGGCGGGCCACTACCGCCGTTATGAGCGACAAGGGCTCGAGTCGCTGGTTGCAGAGTGCGGTTATGCCATCGACCATCTCGAGGCCTACGGGTCGCCGCTTGCGAATTTGATCGATCCGATCCGCGCCCGAGTTCATGCGCGGCAATTGTCTCGGCGCAGGCGTGAGGGGATCGGCGGAAAGGATGTGGGCAGCTCCTTGAGCGGCGTGGAGCGCCCTGTCGAGATGCGGTTGTATCCGCATCTGTGCAGTATTCCCGGCAGGCTGTTGATGCGGAGTTCGTTCCTGGCCCAAGGGGTGTTGGGAAAATTCGGCATCGGGAAGGGATATATGCTGCGCGCCAGGAAGGCGCACGAAGAATAA
- a CDS encoding glycosyltransferase: MRVVLWGTYDNGKPRVRIIRRGLTENGIEVIECHREVWGDIEDKSQVHGWLSRLVMAGRWLLTYPWLISCYLRAPRHDAVVVGYMGQMDVLVLWPFARLRGVPIVWDAFLSLYNTVVEDRCLLRKWHPVAWLLYVLEWLACRAADRVVLDTRAHADYFVATFGCPAERTDVVWVGAEQEAFPVAAAEERPAGVEKIALFYGQFIPLHGIETIIHAARETKNEAIHWIIIGSGQEAGRIRKMLDESPLPRVKWLPWVRYLELAHWIRRADVCLGIFGDTDKAARVIPNKVFQILMSGKPLITRDSPAIRELVGSGMTGIALVPPADAVALAQAVRASPECEPGLHAAVRARISPVSIGRRMTEVIGNTAASG; the protein is encoded by the coding sequence ATGCGCGTCGTCCTGTGGGGAACCTACGATAATGGCAAGCCCCGTGTGCGGATCATTCGCCGCGGCCTGACGGAGAATGGAATCGAGGTTATCGAGTGCCATCGCGAGGTCTGGGGCGACATCGAGGACAAGAGCCAGGTACACGGTTGGCTCTCGCGGTTGGTGATGGCCGGCCGATGGCTCCTGACCTATCCGTGGCTGATCAGCTGTTATCTACGCGCGCCCCGGCACGATGCCGTCGTGGTGGGGTATATGGGGCAGATGGATGTATTGGTACTCTGGCCGTTCGCGAGGCTGCGGGGTGTACCGATCGTTTGGGATGCCTTCCTGTCTCTTTACAATACCGTGGTTGAAGATCGGTGCCTGTTGCGGAAATGGCACCCCGTCGCATGGCTTTTGTATGTACTGGAATGGCTGGCGTGTCGGGCGGCCGACCGGGTGGTGCTCGACACGCGAGCCCATGCGGATTATTTCGTTGCGACATTCGGGTGCCCGGCGGAACGCACTGACGTTGTCTGGGTCGGCGCCGAGCAGGAGGCGTTTCCCGTCGCCGCGGCCGAGGAACGTCCTGCCGGAGTCGAGAAGATCGCGCTCTTCTACGGACAGTTCATCCCCCTGCACGGCATCGAGACGATCATCCACGCGGCGCGCGAAACGAAGAACGAGGCTATCCACTGGATCATCATCGGCAGCGGCCAGGAGGCGGGCAGAATCAGAAAGATGCTCGACGAATCGCCGCTGCCTCGGGTTAAATGGCTGCCATGGGTGCGCTATCTGGAACTCGCGCACTGGATACGCCGCGCGGACGTGTGCCTCGGCATCTTCGGTGACACTGACAAGGCGGCTCGCGTGATCCCTAACAAGGTGTTCCAAATCCTGATGAGCGGCAAACCGCTGATTACGCGCGACTCGCCGGCGATCCGCGAGCTGGTCGGCAGCGGGATGACGGGTATCGCGTTGGTGCCTCCGGCGGACGCGGTGGCGCTCGCACAAGCGGTGCGTGCAAGCCCGGAATGCGAGCCGGGACTGCACGCGGCCGTCAGGGCACGGATATCTCCTGTCAGCATCGGTCGCAGAATGACCGAAGTGATCGGTAACACGGCGGCTTCGGGGTAA
- a CDS encoding glycosyltransferase family 39 protein translates to MMNGIVLALCFTGAVVAFRQCESTSPFGPSELDRLFVSATLAFLLLGATALASVRLGIFSATLVSVLTLVLSAAAFGASLAIKSKADRNTGNAIPAALVLGGLGVLCLLLYAWYPTYYLLGWRDHGLYLIFAHHISYTGGLDLDLPWLADIHERVGDAVLLGYPGIYSAYNRGLSDSPSTLIPQFMHLFPAYGALSHQVAGLEGVVRTNAVIAFFALWSFFMVSRRIVGDRWGLAATFLLAINASMVWVTRSTFTEPLQIVVLFTGVYLLLKATDRESAWWALLAGVVLGLGVFNRLDALIAVLVIVGFALYACIKRPELKKAGLCLVGSYLGISTLGLVDGYLHAYPYLFDLWAHGSLKQLVIANYVFGFGAGIALIVRGNDRWRGTLARYLDKALPLVLSGIVGWVVIRYGLSFSNDADFPLRSVRELGWYVTPLALVLSVVGVWVLYRERQWLYILTIGGVFLATLFVYTWRPSITPDHFWASRRWLSYCIPLIVLFSVKAVQFGHQTLVNRGYPISVSGVVILAPLAWYLWGTMTLVTPFWSTSLLAAYPYEYERLATELERNDSAKVYATRDGHLAGVLTYVYGIPTVLVRSNGFEVFREELGDQAWAIGGARQVISPQRISLGSGPKWCGEYTESVRGGRPEKLISRCHYVSVEPLSHAGTAVCDSDSIAVGDPLLHTRVGKLDQKGRTLTSIGQPGFLQFGPYVSATPGKYRVTWYGSMLESVTADIGEVDVVADKGGTMIAQRLVQVTDPESDNGSLVHLDFNVLAEVRDLEFRFRIAEAIVELTHIQVECIE, encoded by the coding sequence ATGATGAATGGAATCGTGTTGGCACTTTGCTTTACAGGTGCCGTGGTGGCGTTTCGGCAGTGCGAGTCCACATCGCCATTCGGGCCTTCGGAGTTGGATCGCTTATTCGTCTCCGCGACGCTGGCCTTTCTTCTGCTTGGTGCAACGGCGCTCGCGAGTGTACGCCTGGGAATCTTCTCGGCGACGCTGGTATCGGTCCTAACGTTGGTGCTATCGGCAGCGGCGTTTGGCGCAAGTCTCGCGATCAAATCGAAGGCCGACCGCAACACAGGGAATGCCATTCCGGCAGCGCTGGTTCTTGGCGGACTTGGTGTCCTGTGTTTGCTGCTCTATGCCTGGTACCCAACCTATTACCTTCTTGGGTGGAGGGACCACGGACTTTATCTGATATTTGCCCATCATATTTCCTACACCGGGGGGCTGGACCTGGATCTTCCGTGGTTGGCCGACATCCACGAACGCGTTGGTGATGCCGTACTGCTTGGCTATCCGGGGATATACAGCGCCTACAACAGGGGCTTAAGTGACAGTCCTTCGACACTTATTCCTCAGTTTATGCATCTATTCCCGGCGTATGGGGCGTTGAGCCACCAGGTCGCGGGACTCGAAGGCGTTGTTCGGACAAATGCGGTAATCGCCTTTTTTGCCCTCTGGTCCTTCTTCATGGTGTCTCGACGGATTGTCGGAGATCGGTGGGGGTTGGCCGCCACGTTTCTTCTGGCGATCAATGCGTCCATGGTATGGGTGACCAGATCGACCTTCACCGAACCTCTCCAGATCGTAGTCCTATTTACGGGCGTGTATTTACTTCTTAAGGCGACCGACAGAGAGTCGGCTTGGTGGGCGCTTCTTGCGGGCGTTGTGCTGGGGCTCGGGGTGTTCAACCGACTGGATGCACTCATAGCTGTTTTGGTGATAGTTGGTTTCGCTCTGTACGCTTGTATTAAGCGCCCGGAACTCAAAAAAGCGGGTCTCTGCTTGGTCGGTTCCTATCTTGGGATCAGTACCCTGGGATTAGTGGATGGTTATCTTCACGCATATCCCTATTTGTTTGACCTCTGGGCACATGGGTCTCTCAAGCAACTCGTGATTGCCAACTATGTGTTTGGGTTTGGTGCGGGTATTGCTCTAATTGTCCGCGGTAACGATAGGTGGCGAGGTACTTTGGCCCGCTATCTGGACAAGGCGTTACCACTGGTGCTTTCGGGGATTGTAGGTTGGGTTGTGATTCGTTATGGGCTGTCCTTCTCAAACGACGCCGACTTCCCATTGCGCTCGGTTCGCGAACTAGGATGGTATGTGACGCCACTTGCACTTGTCTTGTCGGTCGTAGGCGTCTGGGTACTTTATAGAGAAAGGCAATGGCTTTACATACTGACCATTGGTGGCGTGTTTCTGGCTACCTTGTTTGTCTACACATGGCGACCAAGTATCACCCCAGACCATTTCTGGGCCTCCAGAAGATGGCTGAGTTACTGCATCCCGTTGATCGTGCTGTTCTCCGTGAAGGCCGTTCAATTTGGACACCAGACCTTAGTAAACAGGGGGTATCCGATTTCCGTATCCGGCGTGGTCATACTGGCGCCGCTGGCTTGGTATCTATGGGGGACCATGACCCTGGTGACACCTTTCTGGTCGACGTCGCTGCTGGCTGCCTATCCGTATGAGTACGAAAGATTGGCGACCGAACTTGAGAGAAACGACTCTGCCAAAGTCTACGCCACGAGAGATGGTCATCTGGCCGGCGTACTGACCTACGTATACGGTATTCCGACGGTGCTCGTTCGCAGTAATGGATTTGAGGTATTCAGGGAGGAACTGGGCGACCAGGCGTGGGCAATTGGTGGCGCGCGGCAAGTGATCAGTCCACAGAGAATTTCGCTTGGAAGCGGGCCGAAATGGTGTGGAGAGTACACGGAAAGTGTGCGAGGGGGACGTCCCGAGAAGTTGATATCGCGTTGTCATTACGTTTCAGTCGAACCATTGAGCCATGCCGGAACGGCGGTGTGCGACTCAGATTCGATCGCGGTGGGTGATCCGTTACTTCACACGCGTGTGGGTAAACTCGATCAGAAAGGACGCACGCTGACGTCGATCGGACAGCCCGGGTTTCTTCAGTTTGGCCCGTATGTCAGTGCGACTCCTGGGAAGTACAGGGTGACATGGTACGGGTCGATGTTGGAGTCGGTGACGGCGGACATTGGCGAAGTGGATGTGGTTGCAGATAAAGGGGGAACAATGATCGCGCAGCGGCTGGTGCAGGTTACTGATCCAGAGTCAGACAATGGGAGCTTAGTCCATCTGGATTTTAATGTTTTAGCTGAGGTCAGAGATTTGGAGTTCCGCTTCAGAATAGCCGAGGCAATTGTTGAACTGACTCACATACAGGTGGAATGTATTGAGTGA